A region of the Haematobia irritans isolate KBUSLIRL chromosome 5, ASM5000362v1, whole genome shotgun sequence genome:
TTGTTGAGAATACAATATATCACCATTGAGTTGAAAAGTGTTTGAAAGCTTTTTGAATATAAGCATGTCTCCGGTGCTtgcttcacagaaaaaaatttcacaaaaatgtttccaattaaagtcttaattgagttttaaaaaatatttaattaaaaaattaattgattcaacaaattttttaattgaaataaaaatcaaacacaaaaattaatagtgtcaattaatcttttaattggatcaattaattttttaattgacgttcaattaatttttaattgatattatcatttctgtaattgaagacatttcaattaaaaaattaattggatcaattaatttcgtgattgaaccagaaaaaatttttttgtgtgttgtgtttattgggttgtgtATTATGCTGTTTCAGCATACCCACCTAGTTTTTTTATAATGCAACCCTGCGTTGCTACTCGACATAATACGCCTTAATGCAAAATATAGTTATAATCTAACAGCCGAGATTGTTTATTTTTGTGCAGCTAGCAAAATTTGCttcaatttcttttgttttctaagtttaaatgtttaaataaaaaattaaggtgatttttatagtttttcaaTACGCCGGCTTCTACATTAACATCTTGAGGACTTCACTTCCATTCATTCCTGCTAACGTACATTTTTAAAGGAACACAGACCAAAACAGATTGAACGACACAACCATTCAAACATtgggttaatttaattaatgttgACATAGATCGATTTTCAACAACTTCCTATTGCATGTCATAATGGATAGGAGTTTGGAAAGCAGGAGTGCCTAGAATTCCTCTAGACACAACAAATGGTCTGATTTAAAATTAAAGCTTGTTTGTTTAGTTCGCTTACAAAAATGCCAATTCGTCACGTTTACAGGTAAATAATATTGAATatcaatataaacctttataatgTGATATAAACCTATTTTTCCAGATGGGTTATTCGAATTTTTTTGCTTCTCACTTTGCTATTATGTTGCTATAATGAAATCCTTCTATATCGTTTTAATAGATCATCTTGGCAAGAAATTAATTGCCACTTTGGTTAGTGGGTCAAGTAGATTTTGTCTATGAATTagagaaaattaatattttcttccTTCGATTTTCCAGAAAATTGCACGCGAATTTTGTTAATAGCAGACCCTCAGTTACTAGGTGAAACCTATGATAAATCCTTTTATAGTGGGTTGGCTCGTTATGATTCCGATAGGTACAATGATATGACTTGGCATAATCCAGTAAACCGGAATCAAGATTATAAGCTTTTGTTTACAGATATTTGCATCGTACTTTTCAACAAGCCTTAATATTCACCCAgccacatattatatgttttctTGGGGACTTGCTAGATGAAGGTAATGTAGCTTCTCCCAAAGAATTTGAAAGCTACATTAAACGCTTTAGACATATATACCAAACGGAGGCCAATACACGAGTAAGTTTGCTTTTTTGGCAATcatcataaaataattttactaaattattgGGTAAGTTTAAAATGATTTCTGCTTTCCATCAGCTGGTTCATGTACCGGGTGATAACGACATTGGGGGAGAAAATGGCGAATACATTTCGAATTTAAATATTCACCGTTTTGAAGAGGCTTTCACGCAACGTGACATATTTGACTATGAGTCGAATTTaaggtttttcaaaataaatcgcATGATGTTAGACTTCACCAACCCTGACAAGgaacaaaatcataaaaaattacgcattggtTTATCGCATGCTCCTATACTCATAGGAGGCGGACCTCTTTTACGTTCGGTTATTAGTGAACTGGATCCGCATGTTATATTCTCAGGTCATTGGCATGAGTctcgaatatttttatatccatCAACAAAGGTAATAAATTTCTACGATAGTTCAATAAAAAGCTTCAATTTAAAAGAACTAAAAGAAAAGAAACATAATTATCTGGAAATAATGGTACCAACTTCATCTTACCGTATGGGTAAAGTAAACATTGGCATGGGCTATGCTGTACTCGGTATGTGATTTATACGTCTTTGTGTTTAATGTTAATTATATTTTCATTCTTCTATCTTTCTAGAAAACTATGATCTCCGTTATACCGTCCTTTGGCTTCCCAACCGCTTTGTTTACTTATTTATATATCTATTTTGGTTTCTATTTTCACTAAGCATTACATTTGTTTGCAGAATGATGTATCGTTGCCCGTTTCGAAAAGTCAAACGTCATTCTCAATACCAACGACTTTCCGAAGAAATGCTTGATTAAAAGCCATAATTAAcccaatttatttataatactgTTATTAGTAACACCAAAATAAAGACTAGTCAGATGTGCTAAATCAAAACGGCATATCTAAATTTCCTTTTATCTACATATATCTCTAAAGAAaggattattttaaattttagaagaTATTAAGACGTCGAAGAAATGTATAGATGTTTGAAGTCCATATTCAGCGAtgcagtttgtctgcacactctAGATGACACTTTGTCTAGTTCTCCTTCCCTCCCTGCgtggaattttgaaaaagaatataaaattcTGTACATCCACAACCTTTTTAATGCAACTTGACGGCAATTCTCCATTTCCGAAAAGAAATTGAGTGAATTGAATCGGATGGCTGCAACCatacacaattttgtttgtttatgttAAAATGGCAgctcgattaagtttcaggctaacttagtccattgtgatcatTACACTCAATTTCGCTGTCAAGTgaatcaatttctttttggagcaCGTACATTGCCTTAttatcagtcaatttgcattgaaAGAGTTGCgtatataaagttttatattcttttacaaattttggtgttttttttttaaagaacaaagaaatattaaaatttattctttTGCAGAAAAATAGGGAACAAATCTACTTTAGCAAAAGTtgttaaaaacaatttgtttttgtgtgtaggagaagggattttaaagcgaaaatgttaagtaacaatatttttggaaaagccttgttttcgagatatcgacacTTGAAAATTGGTGTTTccctttatatttttgttaattctgacagcaatttttcatgaaatgaatGGAATTGggctttttttcgttttttgtaaaaatagtacATTTTAAGGAGAAaccattaagtaaaaattttgtcgtaagagcgtagttttcg
Encoded here:
- the Mppe gene encoding metallophosphoesterase isoform X2, whose translation is MPIRHVYRWVIRIFLLLTLLLCCYNEILLYRFNRSSWQEINCHFENCTRILLIADPQLLGETYDKSFYSGLARYDSDRYLHRTFQQALIFTQPHIICFLGDLLDEGNVASPKEFESYIKRFRHIYQTEANTRLVHVPGDNDIGGENGEYISNLNIHRFEEAFTQRDIFDYESNLRFFKINRMMLDFTNPDKEQNHKKLRIGLSHAPILIGGGPLLRSVISELDPHVIFSGHWHESRIFLYPSTKVINFYDSSIKSFNLKELKEKKHNYLEIMVPTSSYRMGKVNIGMGYAVLENYDLRYTVLWLPNRFVYLFIYLFWFLFSLSITFVCRMMYRCPFRKVKRHSQYQRLSEEMLD
- the Mppe gene encoding metallophosphoesterase isoform X1, whose product is MPIRHVYRWVIRIFLLLTLLLCCYNEILLYRFNRSSWQEINCHFENCTRILLIADPQLLGETYDKSFYSGLARYDSDRYLHRTFQQALIFTQPHIICFLGDLLDEGNVASPKEFESYIKRFRHIYQTEANTRFKMISAFHQLVHVPGDNDIGGENGEYISNLNIHRFEEAFTQRDIFDYESNLRFFKINRMMLDFTNPDKEQNHKKLRIGLSHAPILIGGGPLLRSVISELDPHVIFSGHWHESRIFLYPSTKVINFYDSSIKSFNLKELKEKKHNYLEIMVPTSSYRMGKVNIGMGYAVLENYDLRYTVLWLPNRFVYLFIYLFWFLFSLSITFVCRMMYRCPFRKVKRHSQYQRLSEEMLD